The following nucleotide sequence is from Defluviitalea raffinosedens.
ATAAAATCTTTAAAACCATAACCCATACCAATGAATTTAAGAATCTAACAGAGGAATTAAAAAGTAATTCAACTATATATGATGCCTGGAATAATAATTATTATAACCAATTTTACACATGGGAGGCATGGTGTGAAGATATCCTGGTAGAAGGTTTTGCAATGTATTTGGATTATAAGGCAAAAGGGAATAGGGCAAAGGAGATTAAGTCAATCAGGCCTTATGATCATGAATACTTTGAGTATTTGGTTCAAAAGCAATTTGATTCTAGAACAATGAATTTAAAATCGATTACGATTCAGTTTTTAGAAGAAATAGTCCCCAAAAAGCAATTATCCTCCTAAAGTAATATCTTGATCTTGATACCATGCTAAAGCTTCATATAAATGATCTTTTTTAAAATCCGGCCATAAATCGTCTATGACATAAAAATCTGCATACACCGACTGAATTGGCAGAAATCCGCTTAAACGACGTCTTCCTCCCCAACGGATAATAAGGTCTATTCGGGGAATGGATTTTGAAGCGTTTGAGGACAAATCCCACTGCCATCCGTAATTTACCAGAAAATTTATATTCACTAGTCCTTTTCCAAATTGAACTCTTTTATTGGCAAAGGGAAGTAACTCTTTTGGAAAAAGAGGAGAATTTGCGTTTCCAATTACCAGCAAATTAGCGTCTTTATGAGCCAATTTCATTACTGCCTCTACACAAGCACTCTGGAATGCTTTGGTTTGAATGGCAGGACGTTTCGTATTGTCTTGGGTATAGCCATAGAAAGTCATTTCCTGAATTCCATAATCTATACACAGCTTATAAAGTTCCAGTCCTGGATTAATTCCGTAGCGATATCCTTCATGTTTCTCTTTATTATGGGCCTGGGCCCATCTACGATTTCCG
It contains:
- a CDS encoding undecaprenyl diphosphate synthase family protein, which gives rise to MEKFTFKRLPKHIGIIPDGNRRWAQAHNKEKHEGYRYGINPGLELYKLCIDYGIQEMTFYGYTQDNTKRPAIQTKAFQSACVEAVMKLAHKDANLLVIGNANSPLFPKELLPFANKRVQFGKGLVNINFLVNYGWQWDLSSNASKSIPRIDLIIRWGGRRRLSGFLPIQSVYADFYVIDDLWPDFKKDHLYEALAWYQDQDITLGG